The Salvia miltiorrhiza cultivar Shanhuang (shh) chromosome 1, IMPLAD_Smil_shh, whole genome shotgun sequence genome has a window encoding:
- the LOC130986560 gene encoding rop guanine nucleotide exchange factor 7-like, which yields MISKEEPRNEYFGKDILENLKKDRYIDVKTETDRREVLAGRAESLLICLKLRFSGLPQTTLDICKIQCNKDVGKSILESYSRVLESLAFNIVARIDDLMSVDDLS from the exons ATGATCTCAAAAGAGGAACCGAGGAATGAATATTTTGGTAAAGATATCTTGGAAAACCTTAAGAAGGACAGATACATAGATGTTAAAACTGAGACAG ATAGACGTGAGGTGCTGGCTGGGAGGGCCGAGAGCCTTCTCATCTGCTTGAAACTGAGGTTCTCTGGCCTGCCTCAAACCACACTAGACATATGCAAGATCCAATGCAACAAG GATGTGGGAAAATCTATATTGGAGAGCTATTCAAGAGTTCTTGAGAGCCTAGCATTCAACATTGTGGCACGTATAGATGATCTGATGTCTGTGGACGACTTGTCTTAA